The Bacteroidales bacterium sequence AAAAAGAGGATAGTTACTTCTCCGAGTGTATCAAGACCACGGTAAGTGACTATAACTGCGGTTACAAGGTTTGCTGCTCCTACTTCCTGCGGGCCCTTTTCGGCATAACGTGTAGCCACTTCATTAAGATGCTGATCCGGGCCAGCAAATCTGTAGGATTTGAAAAGCATCACGGCAATAACAAACAAAAGGGCAAAAATAAACGCTTTTTTAAGCATGATCCTTTCTTTCTTTTTTGATCTTATTTAATACATAGAAAAAAATGATCGTCGATAATCCGCTGCCAATGGCCGCTTCTGTCATTGCCACATCCGGAGCGGACAGAAGCAGATAGAGTACCGAGGCAAACAGGCTAACTACACCGGCAGCAATAATAGCAACGACAAGTTTTTTGTTCTCAACGGCTATGATCGCCAGTAGTAAAATAGCAAGCGCCAGTATGAGGGCTATTATTGTAATGATCATGTATTGTTGTCTTTTTTGTTGTCAACGGGGATATATTCTTCATCTTCACGGTATTTGTCTACCAGTGTGGCTTTTGTGAGAGGAACGCGGATGTGATGAGAAGCCCTTGCCAGCACATGAGATGAAACGGGATTGGTGATAATTACTGATATAATAAGTATCAGCAACTTGCCCCACCATCCGGGCATGATAAGCAAAATACCGGTGAACGACAGAATGGTTCCCAGTGTTGAGGCCTTTGTGCCAGCCTGTATCCGGTTATAACAGTCGGGCATCCGCAGCAGCCCAATAGAGCCAAGTAGCAGGAAAATGCTTCCTGCCAGTGTGATAAAAGCTCCTATAACAGCAAGTATATCCATATCTTATAATCCTTTTTCCAGATAACGTGCAACAACCAGCACCCCTAAAAAGCTAAGGATACCGTATACCATAGCTATGTCAAGATAGATAATCCTGCCGGAAAAATAAGCAATCCCTGCAATGATGGCGAGCGATGAAATGGTCATCGTATCGAATGAGATTACACGATCGGTGTAGCAAGGCCCCTTTATAAATCTGATCAGCGACAGTATAATGGACAAGAGCATAATTCCAAGTGCTATGGTAAGTATTGTTTCAACCATAAATTTTTTCCAGGTATTTTTCGAATTTGCGAACAATTTTTTCTGTAGCTTCCCGGGTATCCCTGGTTTGCACATCGATCCAGTGAATGTACAACGTATCTTCCACGATATCTATGGTAAGGGTTCCCGGAGTCAG is a genomic window containing:
- a CDS encoding DUF4040 domain-containing protein, with amino-acid sequence MIITIIALILALAILLLAIIAVENKKLVVAIIAAGVVSLFASVLYLLLSAPDVAMTEAAIGSGLSTIIFFYVLNKIKKERKDHA
- the mnhG gene encoding monovalent cation/H(+) antiporter subunit G translates to MDILAVIGAFITLAGSIFLLLGSIGLLRMPDCYNRIQAGTKASTLGTILSFTGILLIMPGWWGKLLILIISVIITNPVSSHVLARASHHIRVPLTKATLVDKYREDEEYIPVDNKKDNNT